The Anaerotignum faecicola region GCTGTTTGCCAAACTGTTAAATCTGTTCCGAAAAGAAAAGATTAACCCGATGATTGGGGCCGCAGGAATATCCGCATTCCCCATGTCGGCCAGAGTAGTGCAGAAAATGGCACAGAAAGAGGAACCGGGAAAT contains the following coding sequences:
- a CDS encoding sodium ion-translocating decarboxylase subunit beta, encoding LFAKLLNLFRKEKINPMIGAAGISAFPMSARVVQKMAQKEEPGNIILMHAVGANVSGQIASVIAGGLVISLVTRFL